A portion of the Ricinus communis isolate WT05 ecotype wild-type chromosome 10, ASM1957865v1, whole genome shotgun sequence genome contains these proteins:
- the LOC125368686 gene encoding uncharacterized protein LOC125368686, translating into MASTRKNINKIVKLRGDNGEWVDNPTSLANIVGKCFKGLFESDEGWQDPDQSFVYGRVLVEDNEYLVAPLTYEEFQCAILQMHPDKSLGPDGLNPTFYLKFWPQIGI; encoded by the exons ATGGCTTCGACtagaaagaatattaataaaattgtgaAGCTTCGTGGGGACAATGGTGAGTGGGTTGATAATCCTACTAGCCTTGCAAATATTGTTggaaaatgttttaaaggcCTTTTTGAATCGGATGAGGGATGGCAGGATCCGGATCAATCATTTGTTTATGGTAGAGTGTTGGTCGaagataatgaatatttgGTAGCTCCTTTGACTTATGAGGAATTTCAGTGTGCAATTCTTCAAATGCATCCAGATAAGTCTCTAGGACCAGATGGCTTGAATCCAACTTTTTACCTGAAGTTTTGGCCTCAAATTG GGATTTGA